The DNA sequence TCGACCGGATGCGCGCTCGATGCTGATCGTCGGCCTTGGCGGCGGCCTCACCGTCACCTCCGTCGCGCCCACCATCGAACGCCTCGACGTCGTCGAACTCGAGCCGGCGGTGGTCGCCGCCAACCGCGTCATCGCCAACGAGCGGGCGAGCGATCCACTAGCCGACCCACGCCTGCGCCTTTACCAAGACGATGCCCGCAGCGCGCTCGAACTCGCCACCGGTCGCTACGACGCGGTGGTCTCCCAGCCATCGCACCCGTGGACCGCCGCCGCCTCCCATCTCTACACCCGCGAGTTCTTCGAGCTGGTCGACCGCCGGCTGGCGGACGATGGCGTCTTCGTGCAGTGGATCGGCCTCAAGTTCGTCGACGAGCCTCTCCTGCGCTCGCTGGTCGCCAGCCTGAACGCGGTCTTTCCCTTCGTCGAGGTCTACACGCCGGGCAACGGCGGGGCGCTGCTGTTCCTCGCCGGTCGCCGACCCCTCGGGCTAGGGGCGGACGGTTTCGCGGCGGCCCGCGACCTGTGGCGTCGGCTCGGCGTGCTGCAGCCGCAAGACCTCGACCTGGCGCGTCGCCTCGACGCCGACGACAGTCGCGCCTTCGCCGCCGGCGCCGCCTTGACGACGGATCGCCGCAACCGGCTGCAGATCCGCTCGCCAACGGTGCTGGCGGCAGAGCGCCCACCGAGTGTCGAGGAGCTTTTCGGCGACTACGATCCACTGCGACCCGCGATGAAAAGCGGCGACGCCGTCGTCCTGATCCGTCGGCTGCTGGGGCGCCGCCAGATTCAGCGGGCGCGGCGACTGGTCACCGAAATCGCCGATCCTGCGGCCCGCCGCATCGCCACCGGCCTCGTCGACCTGATCGAAGGCCGCCGGCCGCGCGGACGGGGGGCTCTCCTCGGCCCGGCGGTCGGCCCGTGCAGTCCCGCCGAGACCACCGAGCGAGAACGGCTGGCGGCGCTCCTCGTGCTCGAACGCCAGGCCGCCATCCGAGGCAACCGGCCGGAGCTGGTCGCGCAAGCCACCTCCTGCGACGACGCCTTCACAGCGGTGCTCGAAGGCTGGCGCCAGCTCGCCCTACGAAGTCCCGAGCGGATCGCCGCCCTCGACGACCGGCTCGCCGCCGTCACGGTCGACCATCCACTCCATGGCGCAGCCACCATCCTGCGCCTTCGCTGGCGGCGGCACAGCTCCGAGGCGGACCATCACCGCCAGGGTCTCGGTCTCCTCGAGCCGCTGCTCTCGCCGCGCCCCCGCGGACCGGCCTTGCTCGCCGAGCGAGTCCTCCTCGCCGCCGGTGCCGGCGACCGGGACGCCCTCGAAGACGCCCTCCAAGAGCTCAAGAAGGCGCCACCAGCGGTGATTCGCTCCGCCCTGCAGGCACTCCCGAGGATCAGCACCGAGCGGTCCCCGACCAGGGAAGAGCTGGAAGAGCTCTTCACAAGCTTCAAAATCGGAAAATGAGGAGCCTCGGCCTAGCAGGTTGCTGAATTCTCATCGGGAACCTGCTTCCGGGCCCGAGAGGGCCCGGCGGCGGAGCCGTGAGACGGGGTGAGCCCGAAAAATCGCACTTTTTCGGGCGAGGGGGCGCTCAGCCCCCTGAAACAAACAGCTAGCAGCGTTGGAAAAGTCGCGAAGCGCGACTTTTTCAGCAGCCTGCTAGCCGGTCGCGAACCGCTCCAGACTGACCACCGTTCGCGGCACCCGGCGAGCCAATTGGCGATCCGCCGAGACCAGCGGCAGAGCGAGGCGTTCGGCGGCGAGGACGAACTCGGCATCATAGGCCGAGATTGTCGCCTGGTGAGTCAGACGAAGTACCTCATCGGCGGAGGACGACATCGGGAGGTCCTCGACCAGGCTCTCGGCGGCCGCAAAGGCTTCGCCGGCCGCGGATCGCTCCATGCCCTCGACCCGAACGAAGAGCGACAGGACGTTGAGCATCTCGAGGCGCCAGAACTCCGGCGCCAACCAATCGGGATCTCGTCGCAGAGCCTGCAAAGCAAGATCCGTTTGCTCGCCGGGTCGCACCGCGTAGACCAGGACGTTGGTGTCCACCACGATCACGAACGGCCCTCACTTTTCGCCTTCTCGATCAGAGCGTCGCGGACCGGAGGCAGGCTCGAGAGCTTCTGGTGGAGCTGTTCGAGGGCCGCGATCTTCTGATCGAGGCGGCGCGGGGTCGACAGCAAGCTGCGCTCCAGACGCATCAGCGTTTCCTGATTGAGGCTCCGCCGATTCTGCCTGGCCTCCTGCTTCAGCCGGCTCACCAGGTCTTCCGGGACGTTTTTCAGAGTCAGCGTCGCCACATTTCCTCCATTTCGCATCCATTATGGAACCTCACGTCCCAAAGTGCAAGGCACCTCCTCTCGACGCGGTCGCACGATGCAATTGTGCTAAAGTCAATACAATTCAAGTCCCGCCTCACCAGCCAATTCCGCCTGGAGACTCGCCATGTCCCGATTCGCCCTCGCCATCGCCCTCGTCCTGGCCTTGATCGGGTCGGTCACTGCCGCCACCGCGGGACAGCTCGACCTGTCGAATCCGGAGGACGCCGTGAAGGCGATGCATAAGCTGCAGTGCAACTGGGAGGATGGCAAACCGGCGGTGTACTGGTGGACCGGATCGACCTACAGCCGGGTTCCCGGGGAGCGCGACCGCAAGCTGTTCGACTACATGGGAATGAACGTTCGCGCCTGCAAGGGCATGCACGACCCCGAGAGAGGGCCGGGCTACCGCATGGTGTCCCGGGAGCTGCTGATCTACCTCGATCCCAGCAGTGGGGAGATCATGCGCACCTGGGAGAACCCCTGGACCGGGGAGGAGCTCGAGGTGGTCCACATCGCCAATGATCCGGTGAACTCCCGCGCCCCGCTGTTCGCTCGCGGCCCGCGCGGACCGTTCACCTTCGACGCCGAGATCAAGAACGGCCGCGGCTGGCTCGCCTTCCAGGTGCCGCTGTTCTACACCAACCCATTGGGTGGCGAATACCAGGAGTACATCGGCGGCACCTACCAGGCGATCGAGATGTTCAGCTGGTTCTTCGACGCCGACCAGCTCCTCGATGACCAGATCGGCGGCATGGACGGTGCGTTCGTCGGCTGGTCCCGCATGTCGAAGTGGCTGCCCTGGATGCGGATGGGTGATCGCGCCGGCCAGATGATGTACACCGGGGCCGGCGTCCGGCTGGGCAGCTACGACGAGCTGCCGAAGCAGTTCAAGGACGAGATCCAGCGTAACTACCCGGGATACGACGAGCCGCCGCCGCTCGACGACCAGCGCCCGAACGAAACGAGCTGGACCTACTTCAAGAAGCACATCGACGACCAGCGCGAAGCCCAAGGGGAAGACGGCGGCCACGACGGACACTGAGGTCGTCGCTCCTCGAAGGGCCCCGACCCGAGAACGATGACCAGCCCCCTCGGCACCCTGGTCCGGGCGGTGATCGGCTGTTCGGATCTTCCTCGAACGGGGGAGATCTTCGCCGGCCTCGGCTTTGACGAAGTCGCGCGAGGCGAGCTCGACGCCTCCTCAGCGCAAGCCCTCTACGACCTCGAGACCCCCCTCCGGGAGCGCGACTTCGCGGTTCCCGGCAGCGCCGGCGGCGGCATTCGGCTGGTCGCCACGCCGCGGCCTCCGCGGGCTGCCGGCGCCTTCGACCACCGCCCCCTGGCCCTCGATCTCTACACTCGCGACATCGAGCGCAGCCTGTCCCTGGCGAAATCTCTCGGCGCCACTCCCGGAACCATCGTCGACTACGACCTCGGTGAGCTGATGGTGCGCGAGGCCGAAAGCCGCTGGCGGGACGGCCTGCGGCTGGTCTTTCTGCAAGCCAACCGCCGCCGGCCGAGCGCGCTGGATGCTTCCCCGGATCGCCAGCACTCGGAGGTCCACAGCGTCGTCTTCACGCTGCCCTCGGTCGATCGCGCCCTCGCCACCTGGCACGACCTCGCCGGCCTCCAGGTGCTCAACGACGCCCGCATCGAGGGTCCGATCCTCTCCACCATGCTCGACCTGCCACGGCCGCAGGTGCCGGTGCGTTTCGCCCTGCTGGGCAACCGGGCCGCATCGCCGGCGCGCCTCGAGCTGATCGAGTTTCCCGAGGACACCGGGAGCTGGCCGGCTGGGGAAGGGCTCGCCGCCGGTCTCCATGCCGCCACCTTCGAGGT is a window from the Acidobacteriota bacterium genome containing:
- a CDS encoding Arc family DNA-binding protein, with the protein product MATLTLKNVPEDLVSRLKQEARQNRRSLNQETLMRLERSLLSTPRRLDQKIAALEQLHQKLSSLPPVRDALIEKAKSEGRS
- a CDS encoding DUF1838 family protein is translated as MSRFALAIALVLALIGSVTAATAGQLDLSNPEDAVKAMHKLQCNWEDGKPAVYWWTGSTYSRVPGERDRKLFDYMGMNVRACKGMHDPERGPGYRMVSRELLIYLDPSSGEIMRTWENPWTGEELEVVHIANDPVNSRAPLFARGPRGPFTFDAEIKNGRGWLAFQVPLFYTNPLGGEYQEYIGGTYQAIEMFSWFFDADQLLDDQIGGMDGAFVGWSRMSKWLPWMRMGDRAGQMMYTGAGVRLGSYDELPKQFKDEIQRNYPGYDEPPPLDDQRPNETSWTYFKKHIDDQREAQGEDGGHDGH
- a CDS encoding VOC family protein, which gives rise to MTSPLGTLVRAVIGCSDLPRTGEIFAGLGFDEVARGELDASSAQALYDLETPLRERDFAVPGSAGGGIRLVATPRPPRAAGAFDHRPLALDLYTRDIERSLSLAKSLGATPGTIVDYDLGELMVREAESRWRDGLRLVFLQANRRRPSALDASPDRQHSEVHSVVFTLPSVDRALATWHDLAGLQVLNDARIEGPILSTMLDLPRPQVPVRFALLGNRAASPARLELIEFPEDTGSWPAGEGLAAGLHAATFEVENLETAMAALSTCQLRTPTRVASGIQPGARRVAGWDPAGVRFELWESFVEEA
- a CDS encoding fused MFS/spermidine synthase, with amino-acid sequence MGAAFPCAVRLRAAGAGEAGTASAQIYAWNTVGAIAGAVAVGFFLLPAWRFAGMATALIAGSLALAAVSAQATHRRRGWSLLLAAGAALALLPPAAPWRTLRTAPISGRVAEGEVAYYAVGRSSTVLLYRDGRGHRLTTNGLPESLIQAPGGLPGRLAVAQWLSLLPVAARPDARSMLIVGLGGGLTVTSVAPTIERLDVVELEPAVVAANRVIANERASDPLADPRLRLYQDDARSALELATGRYDAVVSQPSHPWTAAASHLYTREFFELVDRRLADDGVFVQWIGLKFVDEPLLRSLVASLNAVFPFVEVYTPGNGGALLFLAGRRPLGLGADGFAAARDLWRRLGVLQPQDLDLARRLDADDSRAFAAGAALTTDRRNRLQIRSPTVLAAERPPSVEELFGDYDPLRPAMKSGDAVVLIRRLLGRRQIQRARRLVTEIADPAARRIATGLVDLIEGRRPRGRGALLGPAVGPCSPAETTERERLAALLVLERQAAIRGNRPELVAQATSCDDAFTAVLEGWRQLALRSPERIAALDDRLAAVTVDHPLHGAATILRLRWRRHSSEADHHRQGLGLLEPLLSPRPRGPALLAERVLLAAGAGDRDALEDALQELKKAPPAVIRSALQALPRISTERSPTREELEELFTSFKIGK
- a CDS encoding type II toxin-antitoxin system VapC family toxin; this translates as MIVVDTNVLVYAVRPGEQTDLALQALRRDPDWLAPEFWRLEMLNVLSLFVRVEGMERSAAGEAFAAAESLVEDLPMSSSADEVLRLTHQATISAYDAEFVLAAERLALPLVSADRQLARRVPRTVVSLERFATG